Proteins from a genomic interval of Lemur catta isolate mLemCat1 chromosome 17, mLemCat1.pri, whole genome shotgun sequence:
- the ZHX3 gene encoding zinc fingers and homeoboxes protein 3 has translation MASKRKSTTPCMIPLKTVVLQDASVEAQPAEALPQGPQQDLPPEVPATSSEAAQNSSSTDGSSLANGHRSTLDGYLYSCKYCDFRSHDMTQFVGHMNSEHTDFNKDPAFVCAGCSFLAKTPEGLSLHNAKCHSGEASFVWNVAKPDNHVVVEQSVPESTSTPDLAGEPSAEGLDGQAEIIITKTPIMKIMKGKAEAKKIHTIKENVPSQPAGEALPKLSAGETEVKEGDHSFINGAIPVSQASTSSAKPPHAANGPLIGTVPVLPAGIAQFLSLQQQPPVHTQHHTHQTLPTSKALPKVMVPLSSIPAYNAAMDSNSFLKNSFHKFPYPTKAELCYLTVVTKYPEEQLKIWFTAQRLKQGISWSPEEIEDARKKMFNTVIQSVPQPTITVLNTPLVASAGNVQHLIQAALPSHVVGQPEGTAGGLLVTQPLMANGLQAPSSSLPLTVTSVPKQPSVAPINTVCSNTTSAVKVVNAAQSLLTACPSITSQAFLDASIYKNKKSHEQLSALKGSFCRNQFPGQSEVEHLTKVTGLSTREVRKWFSDRRYHCRNLKGSRAMMPGDHGSIIIDSVPEVSFSPSSKAPEVTCIPTAATIAAHPSAKRQSWHQTPDFTPTKYKERAPEQLRALESSFAQNPLPLDEELDRLRSETKMTRREIDSWFSERRKKVTPEDTKKADENVSQEEEEAAEDEGGEEDLASELRVPGENGSPEAPGGHTSAERKVSPIKINLKNLRVTEANGKSEIPGLGTCEPEDDGSNKLAEQPPGKVSYKKTAQQRHVLRQLFVQTQWPSNQDYDAIMAQTGLPRPEVVRWFGDSRYALKNGQLKWYEDYKRGNFPPGLLVIAPGNQELLQDYYMTHKMLYEEDLQNLCDKTQMSPQQVKQWFAEKMGEETRAVVDTGIEDQGPGAVEPAAVYKGTGDTYSEVSENSESWEPSVPDASSEHFDTSSPQAGLQLETD, from the coding sequence ATGGCCAGTAAGAGGAAATCCACCACCCCGTGCATGATCCCACTGAAGACTGTAGTGCTGCAGGATGCCAGCGTGGAGGCCCAGCCTGCTGAGGCCTTACCCCAAGGACCCCAGCAGGATCTGCCCCCAGAAGTGCCTGCCACCAGCAGCGAGGCAGCCCAGAATTCCAGCAGCACTGATGGCTCTTCACTGGCCAACGGGCACCGGAGCACTTTGGATGGCTATTTATATTCCTGTAAATACTGTGATTTCAGATCCCACGACATGACCCAGTTTGTGGGACATATGAACTCAGAGCACACAGACTTTAATAAAGACCCAGCTTTTGTATGTGCTGGGTGCAGTTTTCTGGCAAAAACCCCCGAGGGGCTTTCCCTGCACAATGCCAAGTGTCACTCGGGAGAAGCCAGCTTTGTGTGGAACGTGGCCAAGCCAGACAATCATGTGGTTGTGGAGCAGAGCGTCCCCGAGAGCACCAGCACCCCTGACCTAGCAGGCGAGCCCAGTGCCGAAGGGCTCGATGGACAGGCAGAAATCATTATTACCAAAACTCCAATCATGAAGATAATGAAAGGCAAAGCTGAAGCCAAAAAAATTCACACGATCAAGGAGAATGTCCCCAGCCAGCCTGCGGGTGAGGCCTTACCAAAGCTGTCGGCTGGAGAAACGGAGGTGAAAGAGGGGGACCACTCCTTCATCAATGGGGCCATCCCAGTCAGCCAGGCATCTACCAGCTCTGCGAAACCCCCGCATGCTGCCAATGGGCCCCTGATTGGAACAGTGCCCGTTCTGCCGGCTGGTATAGCACAGTTCCTATCTCTCCAGCAGCAGCCCCCAGTGCACACCCAGCATCACACCCACCAGACACTACCCACATCCAAGGCCCTTCCCAAAGTGATGGTCCCCCTAAGCAGCATTCCAGCGTACAATGCGGCCATGGACTCCAACAGCTTCCTGAAGAACTCCTTCCACAAGTTCCCCTACCCAACCAAAGCCGAGCTCTGCTATTTGACTGTGGTGACCAAGTATCCAGAAGAGCAGCTCAAGATCTGGTTCACAGCCCAAAGGCTGAAGCAGGGCATCAGCTGGTCCCCTGAGGAGATCGAGGATGCCCGGAAGAAGATGTTCAACACAGTCATCCAGTCTGTGCCTCAGCCCACAATCACGGTTCTAAACACCCCCCTGGTTGCCAGTGCTGGCAACGTCCAACATCTCATCCAGGCCGCTCTCCCAAGTCACGTTGTGGGACAGCCAGAGGGCACCGCAGGGGGTCTTCTGGTCACTCAGCCACTCATGGCCAATGGGTTGCAAGCACCAAGTTCATCTCTCCCCCTCACCGTTACATCTGTCCCCAAGCAGCCAAGCGTGGCACCCATTAACACTGTGTGTTCAAATACAACGTCAGCTGTGAAAGTGGTCAATGCGGCCCAGTCGCTTCTCACGGCCTGCCCCAGTATAACTTCCCAAGCCTTCCTTGATGCAAgcatctataaaaataagaaatctcaTGAACAGCTGTCAGCTCTGAAAGGGAGCTTCTGTCGGAACCAGTTCCCAGGGCAGAGTGAAGTTGAGCATCTGACCAAAGTGACTGGCCTCAGTACCAGAGAGGTGCGGAAGTGGTTCAGTGATCGGAGATACCACTGCCGGAACTTGAAGGGCTCCAGAGCCATGATGCCTGGTGATCACGGCTCCATCATTATTGACTCTGTGCCAGAGGTGTCCTTCTCCCCATCGTCCAAGGCCCCCGAGGTAACCTGCATCCCGACAGCAGCCACAATAGCAGCCCACCCTTCTGCCAAACGACAATCTTGGCACCAGACTCCTGACTTCACACCAACCAAATACAAGGAGAGAGCCCCCGAGCAGCTCAGAGCCCTGGAAAGCAGTTTTGCACAAAACCCTCTTCCTCTTGACGAGGAGCTGGACCGCCTGAGAAGTGAAACCAAAATGACCCGAAGAGAAATTGATAGCTGGTTTTCAGAGAGACGGAAAAAAGTGACTCCTGAGGACACCAAGAAGGCTGATGAGAATGTCtctcaggaggaagaggaggctgctGAGGACGAGGGTGGAGAAGAGGATTTGGCCAGTGAGCTGAGGGTCCCTGGTGAAAATGGCTCCCCAGAAGCACCCGGTGGTCATACCTCGGCAGAGCGCAAAGTAAGTCCCATCAAAATCAACCTCAAGAACCTGCGGGTCACTGAAGCCAATGGTAAGAGTGAGATTCCAGGGCTGGGTACCTGTGAGCCCGAGGACGATGGGTCAAACAAGCTGGCAGAGCAGCCCCCAGGCAAAGTGAGCTACAAAAAGACGGCCCAGCAGCGGCATGTGCTGCGGCAGCTCTTTGTCCAGACGCAGTGGCCAAGCAACCAGGACTATGACGCCATCATGGCCCAGACGGGTCTGCCGCGGCCAGAGGTGGTGCGCTGGTTCGGAGACAGCAGGTACGCCCTGAAGAATGGCCAGCTCAAGTGGTACGAAGACTATAAGCGGGGAAACTTCCCTCCAGGGCTGCTGGTCATTGCCCCTGGCAACCAGGAGCTCCTGCAAGACTATTACATGACACACAAGATGCTGTATGAGGAGGACCTGCAGAATCTCTGTGACAAAACCCAGATGAGCCCCCAGCAGGTCAAGCAGTGGTTTGCTGAGAAAATGGGTGAGGAGACACGGGCTGTGGTGGACACAGGCATTGAGGACCAGGGCCCCGGTGCTGTTGAGCCTGCAGCAGTTTACAAAGGGACAGGTGACACCTATTCAGAGGTGTCCGAGAACAGTGAGTCGTGGGAGCCCAGTGTCCCTGACGCCAGCTCAGAGCACTTTGACACATCGAGTCCCCAGGCTGGACTTCAGCTAG